One Cryptomeria japonica chromosome 9, Sugi_1.0, whole genome shotgun sequence genomic window carries:
- the LOC131858509 gene encoding putative FBD-associated F-box protein At5g56440, with translation MAYTRLMARSSAIDRLSALSDDVLLNHILSKISYRDVVRSSLLSQRWRLLWTKIPRLKFCPEDFEKQKDGRIQAIINNALLHLDTRLSCLELTVALDDPKAAYINNWIRLAAEKQVERMDIHICNRDPKTGKRISNGASPMMELGDSIFSCENLTVLTVQYIQLPKMPTNFGVFRSLKAVRYAGIPNLDDAMFEGFMDLCPHLQDLGILRCLGLKNLNIQSSNLMWIHLGALRPDISLQLTCPRLMEIGLIDSGQYAGLKWLKLLQQISRAKSVKKVILQNYNTGNAVNPGMPSIIVLNSFPGLEELTIHGQCFQEMISDEMPTAEVALPNLKMVRAHIGPDKGAQAVIFLGFLLRNSPLSVTRVFLPEHCPPIMQNNILNLERDFSKSRLSTATKTWSMNLKAVCQLCTRRVEYYSQT, from the exons ATGGCATATACAAGGTTAATGGCAAGATCATCAGCAATAGACAGGCTGTCTGCATTATCTGATGATGTTCTTTTAAATCATATTTTGTCGAAGATTTCTTACAGAGATGTCGTACGCTCTTCCCTACTCTCACAGAGATGGCGGCTCTTGTGGACGAAAATACCAAGGCTCAAGTTTTGTCCTGAGGATTTTGAGAAACAAAAAGATGGCAGGATACAGGCCATAATTAACAATGCCCTACTACACCTCGATACTCGTCTTTCTTGTTTGGAGCTTACAGTTGCCTTGGATGACCCTAAGGCTGCCTATATTAACAATTGGATTCGCCTTGCAGCTGAAAAACAGGTGGAACGCATGGATATACACATCTGTAATAGAGATCCGAAGACTGGTAAGAGGATTAGCAATGGAGCTTCTCCCATGATGGAGCTTGGGGACTCCATTTTTAGCTGTGAAAACCTCACGGTCTTAACAGTGCAATACATCCAACTTCCCAAGATGCCCACTAATTTTGGGGTATTCCGATCCTTGAAAGCAGTTCGTTATGCTGGTATTCCGAATCTGGATGATGCTATGTTTGAAGGATTCATGGATCTGTGCCCACATCTTCAAGATTTAGGGATTCTCCGTTGTTTAGGGTTAAAAAACTTGAATATACAATCTTCCAATTTAATGTGGATACATCTAGGAGCTCTAAGACCTGATATATCATTGCAACTGACTTGCCCACGCTTGATGGAAATCGGCCTCATCGATTCTGGGCAATACGCAGGGCTTAAATGGCTTAAattacttcaacaaatttcaagagcgAAATCTGTTAAAAAAGTTATTCTTCAAAATTACAATACAGGCAATGCCGTTAATCCAGGAATGCCTAGTATTATTGTTCTTAACAGTTTTCCTGGGCTTGAAGAGTTGACAATCCATGGCCAATGTTTTCAA GAGATGATATCAGATGAGATGCCAACAGCAGAGGTGGCACTACCAAATTTGAAGATGGTGCGTGCCCATATTGGGCCAGACAAGGGTGCACAGGCAGtgatttttttgggttttcttcttAGAAATTCTCCATTAAGTGTAACAAGGGTTTTTCTGCCTGAACACTGCCCTCCAATCATGCAAAATAATATTCTCAATTTGGAAAGGGATTTCTCAAAATCAAGATTGTCAACTGCcacaaaaacgtggtcaatgaatCTGAAAGCAGTTTGCCAACTTTGTACAAGACGCGTTGAATATTATTCACAG